A window from Herbaspirillum sp. meg3 encodes these proteins:
- a CDS encoding TfuA-like protein: MHEATYIFAGPSLFGTGLSTVTTNGISWRPPARRGDIEQLVIKQKNPGVIGLADGTFHSYPSVGHVELREALDAGWRVYGLCSMGAIRVSEMSHMGMIPWGKVAKMFCSDRNLADDEVALVHSTETPYVPLSEPMLHIREFCAQAQQQDLLTGEQAAIILDSLRQRWYGDRTIANFRLEIASVCADHKLLTALLSATYNFDPYRLKQADLVSFATECPWTVGAQK; this comes from the coding sequence ATGCATGAGGCGACCTATATCTTTGCAGGTCCCTCTCTTTTTGGCACTGGGCTGAGTACAGTAACAACGAATGGTATTTCCTGGCGCCCTCCAGCACGTCGTGGCGATATTGAACAGCTTGTGATCAAGCAAAAAAATCCGGGTGTCATTGGATTGGCCGATGGGACATTTCACTCCTATCCATCGGTAGGGCATGTTGAACTAAGAGAAGCACTTGACGCTGGTTGGCGTGTGTACGGCTTATGCTCCATGGGAGCAATTCGAGTAAGCGAGATGTCCCACATGGGGATGATTCCTTGGGGAAAAGTAGCCAAAATGTTCTGCAGCGACCGTAACCTTGCTGATGACGAGGTTGCCTTGGTGCACAGCACAGAAACGCCATATGTCCCGCTGTCAGAACCTATGCTGCATATACGGGAATTCTGTGCGCAGGCTCAGCAGCAAGATTTATTAACCGGGGAACAAGCTGCCATCATCCTCGACTCACTTCGACAAAGATGGTACGGAGATCGGACTATTGCCAATTTTCGTCTTGAGATAGCATCAGTCTGTGCGGATCACAAACTACTCACCGCATTGCTTTCAGCTACGTATAACTTCGATCCGTATCGTTTGAAACAGGCAGACCTTGTGTCTTTCGCGACTGAATGTCCGTGGACTGTGGGAGCGCAAAAATGA
- a CDS encoding HesA/MoeB/ThiF family protein, giving the protein MDSLISESVYYARHFRLPGFNEKIQQKLRSARVLIVGMGGLGCPVALYLAGAGIGMITLCDADEVSATNLHRQVLFDTSCIGQKKIAIAAARLQAINPYIHIETICQYVNAQLLVDLMPRFDVVIDCTDNFDAKYAINDAAGTFGVPLVYGSIFQFEGQVSVFHHPTEKYPKGLSYRDLHSEAPPPALAQNCGDAGVIGVLPGVIGTLQANEAIKVITGLGETLSGFLLTFDALSTTTRRLALAKRDHAKVMQEMSDDIVYSELLNRMKSALPPVLIDVRELDERQALSIGGEHIPLAALPQHVMDLPRNRDIIVYCKSGMRSAKAVLYLRSVMSGVRILHLKGGIDACNGGDFTCKI; this is encoded by the coding sequence ATGGACTCCCTCATCTCGGAATCTGTCTATTACGCTCGCCACTTTCGGCTGCCCGGTTTCAATGAAAAAATACAACAAAAACTACGTTCTGCCAGAGTATTGATCGTGGGAATGGGCGGACTCGGTTGTCCTGTGGCGCTTTATCTAGCGGGAGCCGGCATCGGCATGATCACCTTATGTGATGCGGATGAGGTGTCTGCAACAAATTTGCATCGACAGGTGTTATTCGACACCTCTTGTATTGGTCAGAAGAAAATCGCCATCGCTGCTGCGCGACTACAGGCGATTAATCCTTATATTCACATTGAGACAATTTGCCAATATGTGAATGCTCAGTTGTTGGTAGATCTGATGCCTCGTTTTGATGTCGTCATCGACTGCACAGATAATTTTGATGCCAAATATGCGATCAATGATGCTGCCGGGACCTTTGGCGTACCGCTGGTTTATGGTTCTATCTTTCAGTTCGAAGGGCAGGTATCCGTATTCCACCATCCCACTGAAAAGTACCCCAAAGGGCTCTCCTACAGAGATCTGCATTCCGAAGCGCCTCCGCCTGCACTAGCCCAAAACTGTGGCGACGCTGGCGTCATTGGCGTACTGCCAGGTGTCATCGGTACGCTTCAGGCCAACGAAGCCATTAAAGTAATCACAGGCCTGGGAGAAACACTATCGGGATTCCTACTAACGTTTGACGCGCTCAGTACGACGACGCGCAGATTGGCGCTCGCCAAACGCGATCATGCAAAGGTCATGCAGGAAATGTCTGACGACATCGTCTACAGTGAATTGCTTAACCGCATGAAATCTGCCTTGCCACCCGTATTGATTGATGTACGTGAACTCGACGAACGACAAGCCCTGTCTATTGGAGGTGAGCACATCCCATTAGCGGCGCTACCACAGCATGTGATGGACTTGCCTCGTAACCGAGACATTATCGTTTACTGCAAATCAGGTATGCGCTCGGCTAAGGCCGTCCTCTATTTGCGCAGCGTCATGAGTGGAGTAAGGATACTTCATCTGAAAGGGGGTATTGACGCCTGCAATGGAGGGGACTTCACATGCAAGATATAA
- a CDS encoding class I SAM-dependent methyltransferase codes for MQDITRGDFGNPQIYEQVRAHNNVYDAIERSTYFRQILTQAMGTDYPPESAQYSFIGMQGLCWIAERISMTSAGVCIDIGCGEGSLSNWLHRLCGRKITGYDTSEKAIQIAMKKNHLNCNFVVADFCRLPIDDGSVAAISALDCVQHAPSPLLLANELARIYIPGTRLIFTHWMRRFDPIMLARYDPLCSALSAAEFKIEEVTDLDPNLDIQFRVYAYVHANRKLLEEELGSMLLDSLMSEAHHLHPRRSKVGHLAVSAVWDPN; via the coding sequence ATGCAAGATATAACACGGGGCGATTTCGGAAATCCTCAAATTTACGAGCAAGTTCGAGCACACAATAATGTCTACGATGCAATCGAACGATCAACATATTTCCGACAGATATTGACTCAAGCCATGGGGACTGATTATCCCCCCGAATCTGCCCAGTATTCCTTCATAGGGATGCAGGGGCTGTGTTGGATTGCTGAAAGAATTTCGATGACATCCGCGGGTGTATGCATTGACATTGGCTGTGGAGAGGGCTCTCTCAGTAATTGGCTGCATCGCCTATGTGGTCGCAAAATTACCGGTTACGACACCTCAGAAAAAGCGATTCAAATTGCGATGAAAAAAAACCATCTCAACTGTAACTTCGTTGTCGCCGATTTCTGCCGGCTTCCAATAGATGATGGTTCTGTAGCCGCTATTTCAGCATTAGATTGCGTACAACACGCCCCATCGCCATTACTTCTTGCTAACGAACTCGCTCGTATATACATTCCAGGTACACGTTTGATCTTTACTCATTGGATGAGACGGTTCGATCCAATAATGCTGGCGCGTTATGATCCTTTATGTTCGGCGCTAAGTGCTGCAGAATTTAAAATCGAAGAAGTCACCGACCTTGATCCAAATCTGGACATCCAATTCCGAGTGTACGCTTACGTGCATGCAAATCGAAAATTATTGGAAGAAGAATTAGGAAGCATGCTACTTGACTCTCTGATGTCCGAAGCCCATCATCTACACCCGCGCAGAAGTAAAGTGGGACACCTCGCAGTTTCTGCCGTGTGGGACCCAAATTAG
- a CDS encoding YcaO-like family protein, producing the protein MRRCIHALFANQKMPDHMINKQFTRLSSSLRSRSAEESLAIAESLATSRGISRVVDTTWLDRIGIPVYSSIRPDGVKGTLCVHAGKGFTHAEAKIGAYMEAIEFSFATPGRNIADWFLCKPSEILASFKQRIHFSDFCPRVGHRIEHNDDIAVVIGEEIMSNLGRVLVPAELIYLPFFENTGVKLYGTSTNGLASGNTLDEATVHGLAEVMERHVRSFDVIKDHSLLVDLNNAPLKVKAMAKQIESAGLRCYLRYSKNPFGLAYFTGYVLEPDEHNPIAVASGFGFHPIAEIAAVRALAEAVQGRLSHIHGGRDDIIERVKVGAELGRDRELNLIRHLRNMAANPHEKIVFSEVPNVEISSVLQALECLYQGLSRAGINHVVRVPLTEAEYPFQVVKIVVPGAEMYEAELPRLGTRLAKHFQQPKESKNA; encoded by the coding sequence ATGCGACGTTGTATCCACGCGCTTTTCGCCAATCAAAAAATGCCTGATCACATGATCAATAAGCAATTCACTCGTTTAAGTTCCAGTCTGCGTTCACGCAGCGCTGAAGAATCGTTGGCGATAGCGGAATCATTGGCGACGAGCCGTGGAATCAGCCGTGTTGTCGATACAACTTGGCTTGACCGCATTGGAATTCCTGTTTATTCGTCAATTCGGCCCGATGGGGTAAAGGGAACGTTATGTGTACATGCGGGGAAAGGATTCACACATGCCGAGGCTAAAATTGGCGCCTATATGGAAGCGATTGAGTTCAGCTTTGCCACACCCGGTCGTAATATTGCAGACTGGTTTCTGTGCAAACCGTCAGAAATCCTCGCCTCCTTTAAGCAACGCATTCACTTCTCCGATTTTTGTCCTCGTGTAGGACATCGTATTGAACATAACGACGATATAGCGGTAGTCATTGGGGAAGAAATAATGAGTAACCTCGGACGAGTCCTCGTCCCAGCTGAACTAATCTATCTTCCGTTTTTCGAAAATACAGGAGTCAAGTTATACGGTACGAGTACTAACGGTTTGGCTTCAGGAAATACATTGGATGAAGCCACCGTACATGGTCTCGCCGAGGTAATGGAGCGTCATGTACGGTCATTTGATGTAATTAAGGATCATTCTTTATTAGTGGATTTAAACAATGCGCCATTGAAAGTCAAAGCGATGGCTAAGCAGATCGAAAGTGCCGGTTTGCGCTGCTACTTGCGTTATAGCAAAAATCCATTTGGACTGGCGTACTTCACAGGCTACGTGCTTGAGCCAGATGAACATAATCCAATCGCGGTCGCATCAGGTTTTGGTTTTCATCCAATCGCAGAAATCGCGGCAGTGCGTGCTTTGGCCGAAGCAGTGCAAGGGCGGCTGAGTCATATCCATGGTGGCCGGGATGACATTATCGAACGAGTAAAAGTCGGTGCCGAACTTGGCCGTGATCGCGAGTTGAATCTCATTCGACATTTACGCAATATGGCTGCTAATCCGCACGAGAAGATAGTCTTCTCCGAAGTACCAAACGTGGAAATTTCCAGTGTTCTGCAGGCACTGGAATGTTTGTATCAAGGGCTTTCCCGGGCCGGAATCAACCACGTAGTGAGAGTGCCATTGACTGAGGCCGAATACCCGTTTCAAGTTGTCAAGATAGTAGTACCGGGGGCTGAAATGTACGAAGCAGAATTGCCTCGACTTGGCACACGCCTAGCCAAACACTTTCAACAACCGAAGGAATCGAAAAATGCATGA